The DNA segment TCAATTTACATTCTTCGTTTGCCTTACACTTCAACGCGCAATCAGTTTTTCCTGGCTTTGCACATCTTCCAGTTTCATCCAATGTGGTTCCTATGTTACAAGAGCACACGTTTTTATTTGCGTTAGAGGGATCTATGATgcactttcccttttcacaCATAATGCCGTTACAATTATTTGGAATGCACACATCCTTCACTAAGGTGTACTGTGCTATACAGGCGCATTTTACTGCTCTTTCCTCATTATTCACTCTGGTGTTTGTGCACACAGCATAATCTCCACAGTTCTTGTTTACATTTTGTGTATTTGTACAATCGCGTTTTTCCTCGCAAGTGTTTTCATTTGCCAGCACAAACCCGTTGTTGCATTTGCATTCAAAATGATTGCTCATTTGGACTACATAaccatttt comes from the Plasmodium cynomolgi strain B DNA, scaffold: 1168, whole genome shotgun sequence genome and includes:
- a CDS encoding sexual stage surface protein Pvs28 (putative) yields the protein MNTYHSLLFLLAFVLAVNYTFAKVTADTQCKNGYVVQMSNHFECKCNNGFVLANENTCEEKRDCTNTQNVNKNCGDYAVCTNTRVNNEERAVKCACIAQYTLVKDVCIPNNCNGIMCEKGKCIIDPSNANKNVCSCNIGTTLDETGRCAKPGKTDCALKCKANEECKLTENYYKCVAKGSGGQGSGGATGAAYSLMNGSAVISILAVFAFFMMSL